Proteins co-encoded in one Sporichthyaceae bacterium genomic window:
- a CDS encoding molybdopterin-dependent oxidoreductase produces MTATLPVPSTDTATKVVRAACPHDCPDTCAMLVTVEDGRALEVRGDPDHPFTAGGLCVKVNNFVETVYSPARVLYPMRRTGPKGSGQFERISWDDAISEITTRFKSAIEEFGAESVLPISYLGTQGILNGLNVGDPFFNRMGATVSERTFCDSGCCTAYAMTVGATAGVDPESLVHSKFILIWACNMISTNLHLWKFVAEAQRRGAKVVVVDPVRTRTAKHADWHLPIRPGTDGALALAMMHVIINEGLTDDAYIRDHTVGFEELRERVQQYTPEFAAAETGLDAADIRTLAREYAAAEPSLIRIGVAIERHAGGGQTVRALASLPALVGAWRKVGGGILQLPLWAFPVNWPAFLGAELIKPGTRVLNQFNLGRNLNGEARLDPPIKALMVYNSNPLVVCPEQEKMVEGLEREDLFTVVSEHFMTDTADYADLVLPATSQLEQHDIMFSWGHLYVSLNQPAIEPLGEAIPNTELFRRLGRAMGYTEEYFTRGDEDMIANAFDWSAPAMEGITVESLKETGWARLNLPDADTYAPHAEGNFPTPSGKTEFVASIAAGGNFVLPLFRQGSTDHQPGQPVDPLPHYIPPREAAWRAGRGLNLISPKAHSYLNSSYGDQPAQQRIAGDPAVILHPKDAADRGINDGAQVRVFNERGSFVVVAKISDEIAPGVACAYMGGWRKMSTALATVNSVNPFEFADLGNAPTFSDTLVEVEPV; encoded by the coding sequence ATGACCGCGACCCTGCCGGTACCCAGCACCGACACCGCGACAAAGGTCGTGCGGGCCGCGTGTCCGCACGACTGCCCGGACACCTGCGCGATGCTGGTGACCGTCGAGGACGGCCGCGCGCTCGAGGTCCGTGGCGACCCGGACCATCCGTTCACCGCAGGCGGGTTGTGCGTCAAGGTCAACAACTTCGTCGAGACCGTCTACTCCCCCGCCCGCGTGCTGTACCCGATGCGCCGCACCGGGCCGAAGGGCTCCGGGCAGTTCGAGCGGATCAGTTGGGACGACGCGATCAGCGAGATCACCACCCGGTTCAAGTCGGCGATCGAGGAGTTCGGCGCGGAATCGGTGCTGCCGATCAGCTACTTGGGCACCCAGGGCATCCTCAACGGGCTGAACGTGGGCGACCCGTTCTTCAACAGGATGGGCGCGACGGTCAGCGAGCGGACGTTCTGCGACTCCGGCTGCTGCACGGCATACGCGATGACGGTCGGCGCGACCGCCGGGGTGGACCCGGAGAGCCTGGTGCACTCCAAGTTCATCCTGATCTGGGCCTGCAACATGATCAGCACGAACCTGCACCTGTGGAAGTTCGTGGCCGAGGCGCAACGGCGCGGGGCGAAGGTCGTCGTGGTCGACCCGGTTCGCACCCGCACCGCCAAGCACGCCGACTGGCACCTGCCGATCCGGCCGGGCACCGACGGCGCACTGGCGCTGGCGATGATGCACGTGATCATCAACGAGGGCCTGACCGATGATGCCTACATCCGTGATCACACCGTGGGATTCGAGGAGCTGCGCGAGCGGGTGCAGCAGTACACCCCGGAGTTCGCGGCCGCCGAGACCGGTCTGGACGCCGCGGACATCCGCACGCTGGCTCGCGAGTACGCGGCCGCGGAGCCGTCGCTGATCCGGATCGGGGTCGCGATCGAGCGGCACGCCGGCGGCGGCCAGACGGTGCGCGCGTTGGCCTCGCTGCCCGCGCTGGTCGGCGCCTGGCGCAAGGTCGGCGGCGGCATCCTGCAATTGCCGCTGTGGGCTTTCCCGGTGAACTGGCCGGCGTTCCTCGGCGCGGAGCTGATCAAGCCCGGCACCCGGGTGCTGAACCAGTTCAACCTCGGTCGCAACCTCAACGGCGAGGCGCGGTTGGACCCGCCGATCAAGGCGCTGATGGTCTACAACTCCAACCCGCTCGTCGTGTGTCCGGAGCAGGAGAAGATGGTCGAGGGCCTCGAGCGCGAGGACCTGTTCACAGTGGTCTCCGAGCACTTCATGACCGATACCGCGGACTACGCGGACCTCGTGTTGCCCGCGACCAGCCAGCTGGAGCAGCACGACATCATGTTCAGCTGGGGCCATCTGTATGTGAGCCTCAATCAGCCGGCCATCGAGCCGTTGGGCGAGGCCATCCCGAACACCGAGCTGTTCCGTCGGCTCGGCCGGGCAATGGGATACACCGAGGAGTACTTCACCCGCGGCGACGAGGACATGATCGCCAACGCTTTCGACTGGTCGGCGCCGGCCATGGAAGGCATCACGGTCGAGTCGCTGAAGGAGACCGGCTGGGCTCGCCTGAACCTGCCGGACGCGGACACCTACGCCCCGCACGCGGAGGGCAATTTCCCGACGCCGTCGGGGAAAACCGAATTCGTGGCCTCGATCGCGGCCGGTGGCAACTTCGTGCTGCCGCTGTTCCGGCAGGGCTCCACCGACCACCAGCCGGGTCAGCCGGTCGACCCGCTGCCCCACTACATCCCGCCGCGGGAGGCCGCGTGGCGGGCCGGGCGCGGACTGAACCTGATCTCACCGAAGGCGCACTCGTACCTGAACTCCAGCTACGGTGACCAGCCCGCGCAGCAGCGCATCGCCGGCGACCCCGCTGTCATCCTGCACCCGAAGGACGCCGCGGACCGCGGTATCAACGACGGTGCGCAGGTGAGGGTGTTCAACGAGCGCGGCTCGTTCGTGGTGGTCGCCAAGATCAGCGACGAGATCGCGCCCGGCGTGGCGTGTGCCTACATGGGCGGGTGGCGGAAGATGTCCACGGCCTTGGCCACGGTGAACTCGGTGAACCCGTTCGAGTTCGCCGACCTCGGCAACGCCCCGACGTTCTCGGACACTTTGGTGGAGGTGGAACCCGTCTGA
- a CDS encoding BMC domain-containing protein: protein MAEFFPSIPDLKGRALGLVETMGLVAGTEAADAMVKAANVELISKQQVGGGLICILVAGDVGAVKAAVDAGAAAATRVGAVKSAHVIPRPHADIPAILLRPSVR from the coding sequence ATGGCTGAATTCTTTCCATCCATCCCGGATCTCAAGGGCCGCGCCCTGGGGCTGGTGGAGACCATGGGGCTCGTTGCGGGCACCGAGGCGGCCGACGCCATGGTCAAGGCCGCCAATGTCGAGCTGATCTCCAAGCAGCAGGTGGGCGGCGGGCTCATCTGCATCCTGGTTGCGGGCGACGTCGGGGCGGTCAAGGCCGCGGTCGACGCCGGCGCCGCGGCCGCGACGCGAGTGGGCGCGGTCAAGTCGGCCCACGTCATCCCGCGGCCGCACGCCGACATCCCGGCGATCCTGCTGCGCCCCTCGGTGCGGTAA
- a CDS encoding pyruvate, phosphate dikinase has product MERWVHDVAHIDPNDTARFGGKGAGLARMTALRLPVPPAFVIDTNACRLFGQTGGRFPDGLGEQVSAAISGLERASGRPFGGGSGQPLLVSVRSGAKVSMPGMMDTVLNLGLDRNNIGRFAAAVSAPVAADCWMRFWAMYADIVLDVDPDLLKVAVAAECADAANALNPESAMVFENAVLKFLGNEGVVVPANPRTQLDGSIAAVFRSWNSRRAKTYRAHHGIPDDLGTAVVVQAMVFGNSGPDSGSGVAFTRDPKTGEANLYGEYLPQGQGEEVVAGTRTPVDLAHPNPELVVLRTSLTSYGKSLEREYSDALDIEFTVETGKLYLLQVRPAKRTAAAAVRIATELLAEGAIDEETAVDRVTVEQVRRLVSPQFSAAAVSRARVLTTGIGASPGHGSGVAVLDADRAAALAAEGTDVVLVRPTTSPQDLRGMLAATAVVTARGGATSHAAVVSRALDKPCVVGAAQIDVRPAEMFFSIDGVGYAEGTELSVDGGTGQVYAGILPRSVPDSTGGGLEHLLSVADRRSGAGVWLPAAAAGASAGRGGAGIGPVGLTDLLGQHPGAVGRTVAAIEVLSHDPNAPAARIEDVLVPDVQVVVRTVLENSGGLPLDLRLPVLTSPRARRLIHEWASLAPHLLLPLGPKRLLSAWLDGIATAVRDTGHGATTVLLGGVTNAAEIDAFAELAIAAGLRSGAVLGNPAALFESRLKSRPNAALWVDLHELTRAAHGYPEELLFTISEFTATGALGDAAPGSVLHPLVRHLLGELISTRGGARVGVDLAGASPGGVVPDLYRMGFRTFTATSAGVEELRLLLGQAAGAPKEADHG; this is encoded by the coding sequence ATGGAGCGCTGGGTCCACGACGTAGCCCACATCGACCCGAACGACACCGCACGGTTCGGTGGCAAGGGCGCGGGCCTGGCCCGGATGACCGCTCTGCGCCTGCCGGTGCCGCCCGCATTCGTGATCGACACCAACGCGTGCCGATTGTTCGGCCAGACCGGCGGCCGTTTCCCCGACGGCCTCGGCGAACAGGTCAGCGCCGCGATCTCCGGGCTGGAGCGGGCCAGCGGCCGCCCGTTCGGCGGTGGTAGCGGCCAGCCCCTGCTGGTCTCCGTGCGGTCCGGGGCGAAGGTCTCGATGCCCGGGATGATGGACACCGTCCTGAACCTAGGACTGGACCGCAACAACATCGGCCGATTCGCTGCCGCTGTCTCGGCCCCGGTCGCCGCCGACTGCTGGATGCGGTTCTGGGCGATGTACGCCGACATCGTGCTCGACGTCGACCCGGACCTGCTGAAGGTGGCGGTCGCGGCCGAGTGTGCGGACGCGGCGAACGCGCTCAACCCCGAGAGCGCGATGGTGTTCGAGAACGCGGTCCTGAAGTTCCTCGGCAACGAGGGTGTGGTCGTGCCGGCCAACCCGCGCACCCAACTCGACGGCTCCATCGCCGCAGTGTTCCGGTCCTGGAACTCCCGCCGCGCCAAGACCTACCGCGCCCACCACGGCATCCCGGACGACCTCGGCACCGCCGTGGTGGTGCAGGCGATGGTGTTCGGCAACTCCGGCCCGGACTCCGGTAGCGGCGTGGCGTTCACCCGCGATCCGAAGACCGGCGAGGCCAACCTGTACGGCGAGTACTTGCCGCAGGGGCAGGGCGAGGAGGTTGTGGCGGGCACCCGCACGCCGGTCGACCTCGCGCACCCCAACCCGGAATTGGTCGTGCTGCGCACCTCGCTGACGTCCTACGGCAAGTCCCTGGAGCGCGAGTACAGCGACGCGTTGGACATCGAGTTCACCGTCGAGACCGGCAAGCTCTACCTGCTCCAGGTCCGCCCGGCCAAGCGGACGGCGGCGGCGGCGGTGCGGATCGCCACCGAGTTGCTCGCCGAGGGGGCCATCGACGAGGAGACTGCGGTCGACCGCGTCACCGTCGAACAGGTGCGCCGCCTGGTCTCGCCCCAGTTCTCCGCCGCGGCGGTGTCTCGGGCGAGGGTGCTCACCACCGGCATCGGGGCCTCGCCGGGGCATGGCAGCGGCGTCGCGGTGCTCGACGCCGACCGGGCCGCGGCGTTGGCGGCCGAGGGCACCGACGTCGTGCTCGTGCGGCCGACCACCAGCCCGCAGGACCTGCGGGGCATGCTCGCGGCCACCGCGGTGGTCACCGCCCGCGGCGGCGCGACCAGCCATGCCGCGGTGGTCTCCCGCGCATTGGACAAGCCCTGCGTGGTCGGTGCGGCGCAGATCGATGTGCGGCCCGCGGAGATGTTCTTCTCCATCGACGGCGTCGGGTACGCCGAAGGCACCGAACTGTCCGTCGACGGTGGCACCGGGCAGGTGTACGCGGGGATCCTGCCGCGTTCGGTCCCCGACAGCACCGGCGGCGGCCTCGAGCACCTGCTCTCCGTCGCCGACCGGCGTTCCGGTGCCGGGGTCTGGCTGCCGGCCGCGGCGGCCGGCGCGAGCGCCGGCCGAGGGGGAGCCGGGATCGGCCCGGTCGGCCTGACCGATCTGTTGGGCCAGCATCCCGGCGCGGTCGGCCGGACGGTCGCCGCGATCGAGGTCCTGAGCCACGACCCGAACGCGCCCGCGGCCCGGATCGAGGACGTGCTCGTCCCGGACGTCCAGGTGGTCGTGCGCACGGTGCTGGAGAACAGCGGCGGGCTGCCGCTCGACCTGCGGCTGCCGGTGCTCACCTCGCCACGGGCGCGCAGGCTGATCCACGAGTGGGCCAGCCTCGCCCCGCACCTGCTGCTGCCGTTGGGCCCCAAGCGTCTGCTGTCGGCCTGGCTCGACGGCATCGCGACCGCGGTCCGCGACACCGGGCACGGCGCCACGACCGTGCTGCTGGGCGGGGTCACCAACGCCGCCGAGATCGACGCGTTCGCCGAACTGGCGATCGCGGCCGGGCTGCGGTCCGGGGCGGTGCTGGGCAACCCGGCGGCGCTGTTCGAGTCGCGGCTGAAGAGCAGGCCGAACGCGGCGCTCTGGGTCGACCTGCACGAGCTCACCCGGGCAGCGCACGGCTACCCGGAGGAATTGCTGTTCACGATCTCGGAGTTCACCGCCACCGGTGCCCTGGGCGACGCGGCTCCGGGCAGCGTGCTGCACCCGTTGGTGCGCCATCTGCTGGGCGAATTGATCAGCACACGCGGCGGCGCGCGGGTCGGGGTCGACCTGGCCGGGGCCTCCCCGGGCGGCGTGGTCCCCGATCTGTACCGGATGGGTTTCCGTACGTTCACCGCCACCAGCGCGGGCGTCGAGGAGCTACGACTGCTCCTCGGCCAGGCGGCTGGGGCACCCAAGGAGGCCGATCATGGCTGA
- a CDS encoding PEP-utilizing enzyme, with translation MTVIAEGYNAFETPKTATGTIKYLKDPASVMGLIKSGKLAEHILLVRGGTTTFLAPALTMGAIGVITMSGAPESHLGILSREFQIPCVMTAYLTGSSSRYVVGDPGDAHFAEIVAELEGKNVTLDCSDHDLGRVVLNA, from the coding sequence ATGACCGTGATCGCTGAGGGCTACAACGCCTTCGAAACCCCGAAAACCGCTACCGGCACCATCAAGTACCTGAAGGACCCGGCCTCGGTGATGGGCCTGATCAAGAGTGGGAAGCTCGCCGAGCACATCCTGCTCGTCCGCGGCGGCACCACCACCTTCCTCGCCCCGGCCCTCACCATGGGCGCCATCGGCGTGATCACGATGTCCGGTGCCCCCGAGTCCCACCTGGGCATCCTCTCCCGCGAGTTCCAGATCCCCTGCGTGATGACCGCGTACCTGACGGGCAGCTCCTCGCGTTACGTCGTGGGCGACCCCGGCGACGCGCACTTCGCCGAGATCGTCGCCGAACTCGAGGGCAAGAACGTCACCCTCGACTGCTCCGACCACGACCTGGGCAGGGTCGTCCTCAACGCCTGA